From a single Arachis hypogaea cultivar Tifrunner chromosome 3, arahy.Tifrunner.gnm2.J5K5, whole genome shotgun sequence genomic region:
- the LOC112775926 gene encoding uncharacterized protein: MVTSTPYYAQANGQVEAANKILISLIKKHIGNKPRTWHETLSQVLWAYRNSPRGSANTSPYKLVYGHDGVLPLEINFNTLRVSKQNDLPVDDYWNAMFDELNELDSERILALDNMIRQKESIAQSYNRRIKEKSFNIGKLVLKVILPMEKKSKFLGTWSHTWEGPFQVVGIYSENAYQIKDIESGMIIDSINGKYLK; encoded by the coding sequence ATGGTTACTTCAACTCCTTATTACGCTCAGGCTAATGGGCAAGTAGAGGCAGCAAATAAGATCTTGATAAGTTTGATAAAAAAGCACATCGGAAATAAGCCTCGAACATGGCATGAGACTTTAAgtcaagtactatgggcttatcGAAATTCACCAAGGGGGTCAGCAAATACATCACCCTATAAATTAGTTTATGGCCATGATGGAGTGCTAccattagaaataaattttaatactttaaGAGTATCAAAACAGAATGATTTGCCAgttgatgattattggaatgcaatGTTTGATGAGTTAAATGAATTAGACTCAGAACGAATCCTGGCACTCGATAATATGATTCGACAAAAAGAAAGTATTGCTCAAAGTTATAATCGTCGAATCAAGGAGAAATCTTTTAATATAGGCAAGTTGGTTTTAAAAGTCATTTTGccgatggaaaagaaatcaaaatttcTTGGCACATGGTCCCATACTTGGGAAGGCCCATTTCAAGTGGTAGGGATATATTCTGAAAATGCATATCAGATTAAGGATATCGAGTCGGGAATGATAATTGATTCGATTAATGGAAAGTACTTGAAGTAA
- the LOC112790154 gene encoding transmembrane 9 superfamily member 10-like, whose amino-acid sequence MATKGNLARHLWLWISVYFMLHVNVHHGTCFYLPGVAPEDFHKGDILRVKVNKLTSTKTQLPYSYYSLPYCRPNQIVDSAENLGEVLRGDRIENSPYEFKMREPQMCTIVCRLTLNAKTAAEFKEKIDDEYRVNMILDNLPLVVPLRRPDQESSLVYLHGFLIGLKGQYAGTKDEKHFIHNHLTFVVKYHRDPVTEMSRIVGFEVKPFSVRHEYEGNFDENTRLTTCDPHARKLVSGSEDPQVVEENKEIIFTYDVEFQESDVKWASRWDSYLLMADEQIHWFSIINSLMIVLFLSGMVAMIMLRTLYRDISKYNQLETQEEAQEETGWKLVHGDVFRPPSNSDLLCVYVGTGVQFFGMILVTMIFAALGFLSPSNRGGLMTAMLLLWALMGLCGGYSSARLYKLFKGTEWKSITLKTAFMFPGIAFAIFFVLNALIWGQKSSGAVPFGTMFALVFLWFGISVPLVIVGGHIGYKKTVIEDPVKTNKIARQIPEQAWYMNPAFSILIGGILPFGAVFIELFFILTSIWLHQFYYLFGFLFIVFVILIITCAEITIVLCYFQLCSEDYLWWWRSYLTSGSSALYLFLYAAFYFFTKLEITKPVSGVLYFGYMLLLSYAFFVVTGTIGFYACFWFVRLIYSSVKID is encoded by the exons ATGGCGACGAAAGGAAATCTTGCACGTCATCTATGGCTATGGATCTCTGTGTATTTCATGCTCCATGTTAATGTCCACCATGGAACCTGTTTTTACCTTCCTGGTGTTGCACCAGAGGATTTCCATAAG GGTGACATTTTGAGGGTTAAAGTGAACAAATTGACTTCTACAAAAACGCAACTTCCATACTCCTATTATTCACTGCCTTATTGTCGTCCAAATCAAATTGTTGATAGTGCTGAGAATCTTGGGGAAGTTCTTCGCGGTGACCGCATCGAAAACTCTCCCTATGAG TTTAAAATGCGAGAGCCGCAGATGTGCACTATTGTTTGCCGTCTGACTCTTAATGCAAAAACAGCCGCAGAGTTCAAGGAAAAGATAGATGATGAATATCGTGTGAACAT GATTTTGGACAATCTACCTTTAGTAGTTCCTCTACGAAGGCCTGATCAGGAGTCTTCCTTAGTTTATCTGCATGGCTTCCTCATCGGTCTCAAAGGACAGTATGCTGGA ACCAAAGACGAAAAGCACTTTATCCATAACCACTTAACCTTTGTGGTTAAGTATCACAGAGATCCAGTGACAGAGATGTCAAGAATCGTAGGCTTTGAGGTTAAACCTTTCAG TGTGAGGCATGAATACGAAGGTAATTTTGATGAGAACACCCGCTTAACAACGTGCGATCCGCATGCAAGAAAGTTAGTTTCTGGATCTGAAGATCCTCAAGTggttgaagaaaacaaggaaataatCTTTACTTATGATGTTGAGTTCCAG GAAAGCGACGTGAAATGGGCGTCTCGCTGGGATTCGTATCTTCTGATGGCAGACGAACAAATTCACTGGTTTTCGATCATTAATTCTTTAATGATTGTACTTTTCCTTTCCGGAATGGTGGCAATGATAATGTTGAGGACGCTTTACCGCGATATCTCCAAGTACAATCAATTAGAGACACAGGAAGAAGCTCAGGAAGAGACAGGGTGGAAGCTAGTCCACGGAGATGTTTTCAGGCCTCCATCAAACTCAGACTTGCTGTGTGTGTATGTGGGAACAGGTGTTCAGTTTTTCGGAATGATTCTTGTCACAATGATATTTGCCGCACTTGGATTTCTTTCGCCGTCAAACAGAGGTGGTTTGATGACAGCAATGCTGTTGCTCTGGGCCCTTATGGGGCTCTGTGGCGGATACTCGTCGGCGCGGCTTTATAAGTTGTTCAAGGGGACGGAATGGAAAAGCATAACTCTGAAGACGGCCTTCATGTTCCCAGGCATCGCCTTCGCAATATTCTTTGTGCTAAATGCTTTAATTTGGGGCCAGAAGTCGTCCGGGGCAGTTCCGTTTGGAACAATGTTTGCTCTCGTCTTCTTATGGTTCGGCATCTCGGTACCACTGGTAATAGTGGGTGGTCACATCGGCTACAAGAAGACAGTGATTGAGGACCCCGTAAAGACCAACAAGATAGCGAGGCAGATACCGGAACAAGCCTGGTACATGAACCCTGCCTTCTCTATCCTAATTGGAGGCATCCTACCATTTGGTGCAGTCTTCATTGAGCTTTTCTTTATCCTCACTTCTATCTGGCTACATCAATTTTACTATCTTTTTGGCTTCTTGTTCATCGTCTTTGTCATCCTCATCATCACCTGTGCTGAGATCACAATAGTTCTTTGCTACTTCCAGCTATGCAGTGAGGACTACCTCTGGTGGTGGAGGTCATATCTCACTTCTGGTTCCTCCGCACTCTACCTTTTCCTATATGCTGCATTTTATTTCTTCACAAAACTTGAGATCACTAAACCGGTATCTGGAGTCCTTTACTTCGGTTACATGCTGCTTCTTTCCTATGCTTTCTTCGTTGTCACCGGTACAATCGGTTTCTATGCATGCTTCTGGTTCGTAAGGCTAATCTACTCCTCTGTGAAAATTGACTGA